In Leptospirillum ferriphilum, a single window of DNA contains:
- the gyrB gene encoding DNA topoisomerase (ATP-hydrolyzing) subunit B: protein MSSGEPVEEEYTAEHIRVLEGLEAVRVRPGMYIGSTGIDGLHHLVYELVDNSVDEALAGHCSEIHVTIHPDRSVTVADNGRGIPTGMHAEQKRSAAEVVLTVLHAGGKFNNNLYKVSGGLHGVGVSVVNALSETLFLEIHQNGLIHRQTYHKGAPDAPLAVFGETAQRGTIIRFWPDMTIMETDQFSFDTLSHRFRELAFLNPVLTIHLKEEETLREETFHFEGGVQSFVSFLNENKKTLHDVLFFRKTLEDGSQFEVAFQYQESTENETVLGFANNIHTREGGTHVRGFRTAITKTINRFIREKQLNKGEEVRGEDVREGLTGIISVRIPGPQFEGQTKAKLGSSWVAGAMESFLSEALQEKFEEDPLTAKKIAEKAVLTAQAREAARKAKDLAKRKNVLEGSNLPGKLADCQESDPAKSELYIVEGDSAGGSAKQGRDRRFQAILPLKGKILNVEKSRGIEKFITNDEVRALITAVGCGLGEEEFSEKKLRYHKIIIMTDADVDGAHIRTLLLTFFFRHMNPLIDGQFVYIAQPPLYKVSYGRQERYLLNDEALQAYILELACADWMFYDEQAGHWLAREEAVAKLLVLVHFEEQVRAHAQRFGNEMLLRLIGMFTETGIEVLKSEEAARRLVSFLTGEYPGWVAGGRLDGQVERDPVMAETHPEEEWFRIRFFTESLGYESRLVLDHYLLAQLLAGKRSLRLLRQSGLLFPGGFVLRRGAEGEEVRFRSPRELLSFLETPVRQKLSIQRYKGLGEMNPEQLWETTMDPSRRTLLKVSIPDYVEADRVFTTLMGEQVAPRREFIEKHALDVANLDI from the coding sequence GTGAGTTCAGGGGAACCTGTGGAAGAAGAATACACCGCGGAACATATCCGCGTACTGGAAGGTCTGGAAGCAGTCCGGGTCCGGCCGGGCATGTATATCGGCAGCACCGGAATCGACGGGCTTCACCACCTGGTGTACGAACTTGTGGACAACAGTGTCGATGAGGCCCTCGCCGGTCATTGTTCCGAGATTCACGTTACGATTCATCCGGACCGATCGGTGACCGTTGCCGACAATGGCCGGGGAATTCCCACGGGGATGCATGCCGAACAAAAGAGGTCTGCGGCAGAGGTCGTGCTGACCGTTCTGCACGCCGGAGGGAAGTTCAACAACAATCTTTACAAGGTTTCAGGGGGACTTCACGGCGTCGGCGTCTCCGTGGTCAATGCCCTTTCGGAAACGCTTTTTCTGGAAATTCACCAGAACGGGCTGATCCACCGCCAGACCTATCATAAAGGAGCCCCGGATGCTCCTTTGGCCGTCTTTGGTGAAACGGCCCAAAGAGGGACCATCATCCGGTTCTGGCCCGACATGACCATTATGGAAACAGATCAGTTTTCCTTCGACACGCTGTCCCATCGATTCCGGGAACTGGCCTTTCTGAATCCTGTCCTGACAATCCATCTGAAAGAGGAGGAAACCCTTCGGGAGGAAACCTTTCATTTCGAAGGAGGAGTACAGTCTTTTGTCTCTTTTCTGAACGAAAACAAAAAGACGCTTCATGATGTCCTTTTTTTCCGGAAAACGCTTGAGGACGGCTCCCAGTTCGAAGTGGCGTTCCAGTATCAGGAATCGACGGAGAACGAGACGGTCCTTGGTTTCGCAAATAATATCCATACCCGCGAAGGCGGTACCCATGTCCGGGGGTTCCGGACGGCGATCACGAAGACCATCAACCGTTTTATCCGCGAGAAACAGCTGAACAAGGGAGAGGAAGTCCGGGGAGAAGACGTCCGGGAAGGGTTGACGGGAATCATCAGTGTCCGCATTCCGGGTCCCCAGTTTGAGGGGCAAACCAAGGCAAAACTGGGATCGAGCTGGGTGGCCGGCGCCATGGAGTCTTTTTTGTCGGAAGCCCTTCAGGAAAAATTCGAGGAAGACCCCCTGACGGCCAAAAAAATTGCCGAAAAGGCCGTTTTGACGGCCCAGGCGCGGGAAGCCGCCCGAAAAGCGAAAGATTTGGCGAAGCGCAAGAATGTCCTTGAGGGATCCAATCTCCCGGGGAAACTCGCCGACTGCCAGGAGTCGGACCCGGCCAAATCGGAACTGTATATTGTGGAAGGTGACTCCGCCGGCGGATCGGCCAAACAGGGGCGGGATCGCCGTTTTCAGGCGATTCTTCCGCTAAAAGGAAAGATTCTGAACGTCGAAAAATCCAGAGGCATTGAAAAGTTTATCACCAACGACGAAGTTCGGGCGCTGATCACGGCGGTCGGGTGCGGGCTCGGAGAAGAAGAGTTTTCGGAGAAAAAGCTCCGTTATCACAAGATCATTATCATGACGGATGCGGATGTGGACGGTGCCCATATCCGGACATTGCTCCTGACTTTCTTTTTCCGGCACATGAATCCCCTGATCGACGGTCAGTTTGTCTATATTGCCCAGCCTCCCCTGTATAAAGTGTCCTACGGACGACAGGAACGGTACCTTTTGAACGATGAAGCCCTTCAGGCGTATATCCTGGAGCTTGCCTGTGCCGACTGGATGTTTTACGACGAACAGGCCGGTCATTGGCTGGCGAGAGAAGAGGCCGTGGCCAAACTTCTTGTTCTTGTCCATTTTGAAGAGCAGGTCCGGGCCCATGCACAGCGGTTCGGAAACGAGATGCTTCTCCGGTTGATCGGAATGTTCACGGAAACCGGAATCGAAGTTCTGAAAAGTGAAGAAGCCGCCAGGAGACTTGTCTCCTTTCTCACCGGGGAATACCCGGGATGGGTCGCTGGAGGAAGGCTGGACGGACAGGTCGAACGCGATCCGGTGATGGCGGAAACCCATCCCGAAGAAGAGTGGTTCCGCATCCGGTTTTTTACGGAAAGTCTGGGATACGAATCCCGTCTGGTTCTGGATCATTACCTTCTGGCGCAGCTTCTTGCCGGAAAGAGATCTCTCAGGCTCCTTCGCCAGTCGGGACTTCTTTTCCCGGGAGGGTTTGTCCTGAGGCGCGGGGCGGAAGGAGAAGAAGTCCGCTTCCGGAGTCCCCGCGAGCTTTTGTCCTTTCTGGAAACGCCCGTTCGACAGAAGCTTTCCATCCAGCGTTACAAGGGTCTGGGAGAAATGAACCCCGAGCAGCTTTGGGAAACGACCATGGATCCCTCCCGCAGGACGCTTTTGAAGGTTTCCATTCCGGATTATGTCGAAGCCGACCGGGTGTTTACGACCCTCATGGGAGAACAGGTCGCCCCCCGGCGGGAGTTTATCGAGAAGCATGCTCTCGATGTGGCCAATCTGGATATATGA
- the gyrA gene encoding DNA gyrase subunit A: MPLIPFETVVPIDDEMKTAYLNYSMSVIVGRALPDVRDGLKPVQRRVLFAMQEMGVRSGGPYRKSARIVGDVIGKYHPHGDVAVYDTAVRLVQPFTLRYPLIDGQGNFGSVDGDAPAAMRYTEIRLEALSEEMMAELEEETVEFAPNYDESLQEPRVLPARLPLLLLNGSAGIAVGMATNIPPHNITEIIDALLALIDNPDLSVDDLLAIVHGPDFPTGGLIMGRSGIESALRTGRGSIVMRGVADIEESTRADRMAIIIREIPYQVNKARLIERIAELVREGALEGIADIRDESDRDGMRVVIDLKRDANPPVVLNRLYAQTPLQTSFGYNFVALVNQRPMILSLREALAHFLSFRQDVVTRRTLFRLRKARDRFHILEGLKRAIDLMDQIIALIRSSASPDAARTGLVEQFAFSEIQARAILDMRLQRLTALERDKIDAEYEEVRVLILGLEEILGSRSRLMAVIREEFMALRENYGDARKTRIVPEDGEISIESMIPNDPCYITLTYQGYIKRVSHDAYPTQRRGGKGRSGVALKEDDAVIITLTPTAHETILFFTDIGKVYRVKAHEIPEVQRTARGKPIRGFLPLAPEEKVTRMLNVASFEGERSLVFVTVNGIIKRTALSAYSSIRQSGIIALTLREGDRLAQVLVAEADSHVLVATRRGMAILFPIHEVTEQGRTASGVRAIRLREEDRVADAEIVTETDPVAVVTEKGYGKRLDVAKFRHQHRGGMGLKISRGAEKIGAVVSLVKAGNTDDLTIITSKGVTNRVQANELRTMGRSAQGVIVMRLADDDTIVSAVVSPPREVEGEQENG, from the coding sequence TTGCCTCTGATACCGTTCGAGACGGTGGTTCCCATTGATGACGAGATGAAGACCGCCTATCTCAATTATTCGATGAGCGTCATTGTCGGTCGGGCTCTTCCGGACGTCCGTGACGGACTCAAGCCTGTGCAGAGACGTGTTTTGTTCGCCATGCAGGAAATGGGAGTGCGTTCGGGGGGACCCTACCGCAAATCCGCACGTATTGTGGGAGACGTGATCGGTAAATATCACCCTCATGGCGATGTGGCGGTTTATGACACCGCCGTCCGTCTGGTACAGCCTTTTACCCTTCGTTATCCCCTGATCGACGGCCAGGGCAATTTCGGGTCGGTCGACGGGGATGCCCCGGCCGCCATGAGATATACCGAAATTCGTCTGGAAGCGCTTTCGGAAGAAATGATGGCGGAGCTGGAGGAGGAAACCGTCGAGTTTGCTCCGAATTACGATGAATCCCTTCAGGAACCGCGCGTTCTTCCCGCCCGGCTTCCGCTTCTTCTTCTGAACGGATCCGCGGGCATTGCCGTGGGGATGGCGACAAACATTCCGCCCCACAACATCACGGAAATTATTGACGCTCTTCTGGCCCTGATCGACAACCCCGACCTGTCCGTCGACGATCTTCTCGCGATCGTTCACGGCCCCGATTTCCCGACCGGCGGTCTTATCATGGGACGGTCCGGGATTGAATCGGCCCTCCGGACCGGGCGGGGGTCGATCGTCATGCGCGGTGTTGCAGACATAGAAGAGAGCACCAGGGCGGACCGGATGGCGATCATCATCCGGGAAATTCCCTACCAGGTGAACAAGGCGAGACTGATTGAACGTATCGCGGAACTGGTGCGCGAGGGGGCTCTGGAGGGGATCGCCGATATTCGCGATGAATCCGACCGGGACGGGATGCGGGTCGTGATCGATCTGAAGCGGGACGCCAATCCCCCGGTTGTCCTGAACCGGTTGTACGCCCAGACGCCACTCCAGACATCGTTCGGATACAACTTTGTGGCGCTGGTCAACCAGCGGCCCATGATTCTCTCCCTGCGCGAAGCCCTCGCTCATTTTTTGTCGTTCCGGCAGGATGTCGTCACCCGCCGGACTCTTTTTCGTCTCCGCAAGGCCCGGGATCGGTTCCATATTCTCGAAGGCCTCAAGAGGGCGATCGACCTGATGGATCAGATTATCGCCCTGATCCGGTCCTCGGCCTCTCCCGATGCGGCACGGACAGGGCTTGTGGAACAGTTCGCCTTTTCGGAGATCCAGGCCAGGGCGATTCTGGACATGCGTCTTCAGCGCCTGACCGCCCTTGAACGCGACAAGATCGATGCCGAATACGAAGAAGTCCGAGTGTTGATTCTGGGGCTCGAGGAAATTCTGGGGTCCCGGTCGAGGCTGATGGCCGTCATCCGGGAGGAGTTCATGGCTCTCCGGGAAAACTACGGTGATGCCAGGAAGACCCGGATCGTGCCGGAGGATGGTGAGATCTCGATCGAATCCATGATTCCCAATGATCCCTGCTACATTACCCTGACCTACCAGGGATATATCAAAAGGGTATCCCACGACGCCTACCCCACCCAGCGCCGGGGAGGAAAGGGCCGAAGCGGGGTCGCTCTCAAGGAAGACGATGCCGTTATCATTACTCTGACTCCAACGGCCCATGAAACAATCCTGTTTTTTACCGATATCGGCAAGGTCTATCGGGTCAAGGCCCACGAGATCCCCGAAGTCCAGAGGACCGCACGGGGAAAGCCGATCCGTGGCTTTCTTCCCCTGGCTCCGGAGGAAAAGGTCACGCGGATGTTGAACGTCGCTTCTTTTGAGGGAGAGAGAAGTCTTGTCTTTGTGACGGTGAACGGGATTATCAAGCGGACCGCTCTTTCGGCCTACTCGTCCATCCGCCAGTCCGGAATCATTGCCCTGACATTGCGGGAAGGAGACCGGCTTGCCCAGGTTCTTGTCGCCGAGGCAGACAGCCACGTTCTGGTCGCGACCCGGCGGGGAATGGCCATCCTGTTCCCCATTCACGAGGTCACCGAGCAGGGCCGGACGGCCAGTGGCGTTCGCGCGATCCGTCTCCGTGAGGAAGACCGGGTGGCCGATGCGGAAATTGTGACAGAAACGGATCCTGTCGCCGTTGTGACGGAAAAGGGATACGGAAAGCGTCTGGACGTCGCGAAGTTTCGTCATCAGCACCGCGGGGGCATGGGGCTCAAGATTTCCAGGGGGGCCGAAAAAATCGGTGCGGTTGTCTCCCTGGTGAAGGCGGGCAACACGGATGACCTGACGATCATTACCTCGAAGGGCGTGACAAATCGGGTCCAGGCCAACGAACTGCGAACAATGGGACGCAGCGCCCAGGGCGTCATCGTCATGCGACTGGCCGACGATGACACAATCGTTTCCGCCGTTGTCAGCCCTCCCCGGGAAGTGGAAGGTGAGCAAGAGAACGGGTAG
- a CDS encoding tetratricopeptide repeat protein produces the protein MSKRTGRVLTGTLLLLSLLAGCQRNHAQAHYHRAEEALVHMDLAGARKEFHAAIKASPSSPLAGKAFYELGRMDDLYGNDPQKAAGHYMKSLENLKDGSIRQRVSIDLATDLEHLGKPDEALAILRGLDGSNLLSTFEPRVWDLTARILEHEGHYREALGYYKKVSDREPDSFRGQKAQFKIGLLESLASDLPSAQRDLGRFVKRYPDSPFTPVARFNLALTWDRLGDHQKALSILESIKGSYPNQGVVLERMSEIRKEMHSSSSSPGKGS, from the coding sequence GTGAGCAAGAGAACGGGTAGGGTTCTGACGGGAACCCTCCTGCTGCTCTCCCTTCTTGCCGGTTGTCAGAGAAATCATGCCCAGGCCCACTACCATCGGGCCGAGGAAGCGCTTGTCCACATGGATCTTGCCGGAGCCCGGAAGGAATTTCATGCGGCCATCAAGGCTTCTCCGAGTTCTCCCCTTGCGGGAAAAGCGTTTTATGAACTCGGACGGATGGATGATCTCTATGGAAACGACCCTCAAAAAGCCGCCGGGCATTACATGAAGTCTCTGGAAAATCTCAAGGACGGGTCTATCCGGCAACGCGTGTCCATCGATCTTGCGACCGACCTCGAACATCTGGGGAAGCCCGATGAGGCCCTGGCCATTCTCCGGGGACTGGACGGTTCCAACCTGCTCTCCACCTTTGAGCCCCGGGTCTGGGACCTTACCGCCCGCATTCTCGAACATGAAGGACATTACAGGGAAGCGTTGGGGTATTATAAAAAAGTGTCCGATCGGGAGCCGGACAGTTTTCGCGGGCAGAAAGCCCAGTTCAAGATCGGCCTTCTGGAAAGTCTGGCGTCCGATCTTCCGTCTGCCCAACGGGACCTTGGGCGCTTTGTGAAGCGCTACCCCGACAGCCCCTTCACGCCGGTCGCCCGATTCAACCTGGCTCTGACATGGGATCGTCTGGGGGACCACCAGAAGGCCCTGTCCATATTGGAGTCGATCAAGGGGAGCTATCCCAACCAGGGGGTGGTTCTGGAGCGTATGTCGGAAATCCGCAAGGAAATGCATTCCTCCAGTTCTTCTCCCGGAAAGGGTTCGTGA
- a CDS encoding radical SAM protein encodes MKITETFRSIQGESRYSGWPCFFIRTTGCPLRCRWCDTTYSFYGGEERTVDSLVGEAVSSGTSLVEITGGEPFVQPELPALCQKLLDRGKTVLIETSGGFSVPSGLNRQCRLIVDLKPPGSGMEAWMKAENFAELGGEDEIKAVLAGRDDFDWSVQKLEEWGVWGRVPVTFSPVFGECDPRELARWVLDSGLPIRIQVQLHKILFDPQLRGV; translated from the coding sequence GTGAAAATCACCGAAACTTTCCGTTCCATCCAGGGAGAATCCCGTTATTCCGGATGGCCCTGTTTTTTCATCCGGACGACCGGTTGTCCGCTTCGATGCCGCTGGTGTGATACCACGTATTCTTTTTATGGCGGAGAGGAGCGGACGGTGGATTCTCTCGTCGGGGAAGCCGTTTCTTCCGGAACGTCCCTCGTTGAAATTACCGGCGGGGAACCCTTTGTCCAGCCGGAGCTCCCCGCGCTGTGCCAGAAACTTCTCGATCGGGGAAAAACCGTGCTGATTGAAACGTCGGGGGGATTTTCGGTTCCCTCCGGTCTGAACAGACAATGTCGGCTGATTGTCGATCTGAAACCTCCCGGTTCCGGGATGGAAGCCTGGATGAAGGCGGAGAACTTCGCGGAGCTCGGGGGGGAGGACGAGATCAAGGCGGTTCTCGCCGGCCGGGACGATTTCGACTGGTCTGTCCAAAAGCTGGAAGAGTGGGGGGTATGGGGTCGTGTGCCGGTCACGTTTTCGCCGGTGTTCGGAGAATGTGATCCCCGGGAACTGGCCAGATGGGTGCTGGACTCCGGCCTTCCCATCCGGATCCAGGTCCAGTTGCACAAGATTCTGTTCGACCCTCAGCTGAGGGGAGTTTAA
- the queC gene encoding 7-cyano-7-deazaguanine synthase QueC → MLLRDPDDTEKQKAGGKGSVVLVSGGMDSAVTAAMAIRESPRIAFLHVRYGARAQDSEERAFRNIARHWGVDRVQVVDLAPLGVLGGSALTDRSMEVPAANPDAPGIPSTYVPFRNAHFLAIATSWCEVLKFDRIWIGAVEEDSSGYPDCRRIFYDAFEEAIRLGTRPGTGIRIMTPVIHLNKGEIVSEGIRLGVPFEHTWSCYREGTRACGRCDSCALRLRGFSRAGIRDPLEYEVSGTL, encoded by the coding sequence ATGCTTCTCCGGGATCCGGATGATACCGAAAAACAGAAAGCCGGCGGGAAAGGGTCCGTCGTTCTGGTCAGCGGGGGAATGGACAGCGCTGTGACAGCGGCCATGGCCATCCGGGAAAGCCCGAGAATCGCTTTTCTTCATGTGCGTTATGGTGCCCGGGCGCAGGACAGCGAAGAGAGAGCGTTCCGCAATATCGCCCGGCATTGGGGAGTGGATCGGGTCCAGGTCGTCGACCTCGCTCCGCTGGGGGTTCTGGGTGGGTCGGCTCTGACCGACCGTTCCATGGAAGTCCCGGCCGCCAACCCGGATGCCCCCGGTATTCCGTCGACCTATGTTCCTTTCCGGAACGCCCATTTTCTTGCGATTGCCACCAGCTGGTGCGAAGTCCTGAAGTTCGACCGGATCTGGATTGGAGCGGTCGAAGAGGACAGTTCCGGGTATCCGGATTGCCGGAGGATTTTTTACGACGCCTTTGAGGAAGCGATAAGACTGGGGACAAGGCCGGGAACGGGGATCCGGATCATGACCCCGGTCATTCATCTGAACAAGGGCGAAATCGTCTCGGAGGGAATTCGGCTTGGCGTGCCGTTCGAGCACACCTGGTCCTGTTACAGGGAGGGGACCCGGGCGTGCGGACGCTGCGACAGCTGCGCTCTGCGTCTGCGAGGGTTTTCGCGGGCGGGGATCCGGGATCCTCTGGAGTATGAAGTTTCAGGAACGCTGTGA
- a CDS encoding leucyl aminopeptidase produces the protein MDREKMDKMEIAAKTGDPLTSPAEGLVFGVWDDGRMAQDFRKRLDAALQGEVSRILDNGEFKGTPNDVLFLPTMGKLSARYLVLAGLGSREKTSPELIRKVSGTVARAARSRNLSSLASTLVSNDGAEPEHVSEAIVEGTLLALYRFDHYKSTDKDKKEKNRKAGAVSKDFASLHLFSSREAEKKVRKGIEWARAILRGTYLARDLGNHPANIATPSMIAQTASVECQKRGIRFVSYDREKLEEMGLGALVGVAKGSMEPARLIQMEYRPSKAANAKPVLLVGKTLTFDSGGISLKPAEKMETMKGDMSGGAAVLGTMMAIADLGIPLWVVGLMPATENMPSGTANKPGDVLRAFNGKTIEVINTDAEGRLILADALSWGVKTFDPALVIDLATLTGAVTVALGAHAIGVLGNDQKRMSEVLEIGESVGEKGWQLPLFEEYFEQIKSPIADIQNVGGRGAGTITAAAFLSHFVDEKPWVHLDIAGTAWVESDEPYKPKGNVGIGIRLLTHYLGKLSEDKDLRKPEKRESRKK, from the coding sequence ATGGATCGTGAAAAAATGGACAAGATGGAGATTGCGGCAAAAACCGGGGATCCCCTGACCTCCCCGGCGGAGGGTCTGGTGTTCGGAGTCTGGGACGATGGTCGTATGGCCCAGGACTTCCGCAAGCGCCTCGATGCCGCCCTGCAGGGGGAAGTTTCCCGGATTCTCGACAACGGGGAATTCAAGGGGACTCCCAACGACGTTCTTTTTTTGCCGACGATGGGAAAGCTTTCCGCCCGCTATCTTGTTCTGGCGGGCCTTGGCTCCCGGGAAAAGACTTCACCCGAACTGATCCGGAAGGTTTCCGGAACGGTCGCCCGGGCTGCCCGCTCCCGGAATCTCTCTTCTTTGGCTTCCACTCTTGTTTCGAATGATGGGGCCGAACCGGAACACGTTTCGGAAGCCATCGTCGAGGGGACGCTTCTTGCCCTCTACCGGTTTGATCACTACAAAAGCACCGACAAGGACAAAAAGGAAAAAAACAGGAAAGCGGGGGCGGTTTCGAAGGATTTTGCGAGCCTGCATCTTTTTTCCTCCCGGGAGGCCGAAAAGAAAGTTCGAAAGGGAATCGAATGGGCGAGAGCCATCCTTCGTGGAACCTATCTTGCCCGGGATCTGGGAAATCACCCGGCCAACATCGCCACGCCGTCGATGATCGCGCAGACGGCTTCCGTTGAATGCCAGAAGCGGGGAATCCGCTTTGTCAGTTATGACCGGGAAAAGCTCGAAGAAATGGGACTTGGCGCCCTGGTGGGTGTCGCGAAAGGGTCCATGGAGCCGGCCAGGCTGATCCAGATGGAATACCGTCCTTCCAAAGCCGCGAATGCCAAACCGGTTCTTTTGGTCGGAAAAACACTGACGTTCGACAGCGGGGGGATTTCCCTCAAGCCTGCCGAAAAGATGGAGACGATGAAGGGGGACATGTCCGGAGGTGCGGCCGTTCTTGGAACGATGATGGCCATCGCCGATCTGGGGATCCCCCTGTGGGTGGTCGGACTGATGCCGGCCACGGAAAACATGCCGTCCGGAACCGCGAACAAGCCGGGCGATGTCTTGCGGGCCTTCAACGGGAAAACCATCGAAGTGATCAACACGGATGCCGAAGGCCGCCTGATCCTGGCGGATGCCTTGTCCTGGGGGGTCAAGACGTTCGATCCGGCGCTCGTCATCGATCTTGCGACGTTGACCGGCGCAGTAACGGTCGCTCTCGGAGCCCACGCCATCGGTGTTCTGGGGAACGACCAGAAACGCATGTCCGAAGTTCTGGAAATCGGGGAGAGCGTGGGAGAAAAGGGCTGGCAGCTTCCCCTCTTCGAGGAATATTTTGAACAGATCAAGAGCCCGATCGCCGATATCCAGAACGTGGGTGGACGGGGTGCCGGAACAATTACGGCGGCGGCCTTTCTTTCCCATTTTGTCGACGAGAAACCCTGGGTCCACCTCGATATCGCGGGAACGGCCTGGGTGGAATCGGATGAGCCCTACAAGCCCAAGGGAAACGTGGGGATCGGGATTCGCCTGCTCACGCATTATCTCGGAAAGCTTTCCGAGGACAAGGATCTCCGGAAGCCCGAAAAGCGTGAATCCCGAAAGAAATAG
- the smpB gene encoding SsrA-binding protein SmpB, whose translation MAGKDQSDSREKATATNRKAFHQYEVLERFEAGIALYGTEVKALRDGRVNLGDAFVRIENEEAWLWQLHIGPYRAAFYDNHEPLRKRRLLLHKKEILRLMGLVRQKGLTVVPLRIYSGHRGLFKVEIALVRGKTQGDKRDAIREREANREIQRVFRSKQKVGR comes from the coding sequence ATGGCCGGTAAAGATCAGTCCGACTCCCGGGAAAAGGCTACCGCGACCAATCGGAAAGCCTTTCATCAGTATGAAGTGCTGGAACGGTTTGAAGCGGGGATTGCTCTCTACGGGACGGAAGTCAAGGCGTTAAGGGACGGTCGGGTCAATCTTGGCGATGCCTTTGTCCGGATCGAAAATGAAGAAGCCTGGCTCTGGCAGCTTCATATCGGCCCTTATCGCGCAGCGTTTTATGACAATCATGAACCTCTTCGGAAACGGAGGCTCCTGTTGCACAAAAAGGAGATCCTCCGTCTGATGGGGCTTGTTCGCCAGAAAGGACTGACCGTTGTTCCCCTCCGGATTTATTCCGGCCACCGCGGCCTGTTCAAGGTCGAAATTGCTCTGGTCCGGGGAAAAACCCAGGGGGACAAGAGAGATGCCATTCGGGAACGGGAGGCCAACCGGGAAATTCAGCGGGTCTTTCGTTCCAAACAAAAAGTTGGCCGTTAA